Proteins from one Bacteroides mediterraneensis genomic window:
- a CDS encoding Nramp family divalent metal transporter, producing the protein MWNFIKELQRKDHQRYLGGLDFFKYIGPGLLVTVGFIDPGNWASNFAAGADFGYSLLWVITLSTIMLIVLQHNVAHLGIVTGLCLSEAATKYTPKWVSRPVLGTAVLASISTSLAEILGGAIALEMLFHIPIIWGALLTTVFVVIMLFTNSYKRIERAIIAFVSVIGLSFLYELLLVEIDWPLAARSWVVPSIPQGSLLVIMSVLGAVVMPHNLFLHSEVVQSREYNKQDDASIRKLLKYEFYDTLFSMGVGWAINSAMILLAAATFFAHGVEVEELQQAKSLLEPLLGSQAALVFALALLMAGISSTVTSGMAAGSIFAGMFGESYHVKDIHSRVGILLSLGLALVVILFIDNPFQGLILSQMVLSIQLPFTIFLQVWLTSSRRVMGPYVNSRWSTWVLYTMAVVVSVLNLALLFS; encoded by the coding sequence ATGTGGAATTTTATCAAAGAGTTACAACGGAAGGACCACCAACGTTATTTAGGTGGACTGGATTTCTTTAAATACATCGGTCCGGGCTTGCTCGTGACCGTCGGTTTCATCGACCCGGGCAACTGGGCCTCCAACTTTGCGGCAGGGGCCGATTTTGGTTATTCGCTCCTGTGGGTCATTACCCTATCTACTATTATGTTGATTGTGCTTCAGCACAATGTGGCACATTTGGGTATCGTTACCGGGCTTTGCCTGAGTGAGGCGGCCACGAAATACACGCCCAAATGGGTGTCGCGCCCCGTGCTGGGCACGGCGGTGCTGGCTTCCATATCCACTTCCCTTGCTGAAATTCTGGGAGGGGCCATCGCCTTGGAAATGTTGTTTCATATTCCCATTATCTGGGGAGCCTTGCTGACGACGGTGTTTGTCGTCATCATGCTTTTCACCAATTCCTATAAACGGATTGAGAGGGCCATCATAGCCTTTGTTTCCGTTATCGGATTGTCTTTTCTCTATGAACTGTTGCTGGTGGAGATTGACTGGCCGCTGGCGGCCCGTTCGTGGGTAGTTCCCTCCATTCCCCAAGGGAGTCTGCTGGTCATTATGAGCGTATTGGGAGCAGTGGTCATGCCCCACAACCTGTTCTTACATTCGGAGGTGGTGCAGAGCCGCGAGTACAACAAGCAGGACGATGCTTCCATCCGTAAGCTGCTGAAATATGAATTTTATGATACTCTGTTCTCCATGGGAGTAGGCTGGGCCATCAACAGTGCGATGATTCTGCTGGCGGCGGCTACTTTCTTTGCTCATGGGGTGGAAGTGGAAGAACTGCAGCAGGCCAAAAGTCTGTTGGAACCCTTGCTGGGCAGTCAGGCGGCCCTGGTGTTTGCCTTGGCCCTGCTGATGGCCGGTATCTCGTCGACGGTGACGAGTGGTATGGCAGCAGGTTCCATCTTTGCCGGGATGTTCGGCGAGTCGTATCATGTGAAGGATATCCATTCGCGGGTGGGTATTTTGCTTTCTCTGGGACTCGCTTTGGTGGTGATTCTGTTCATTGACAACCCGTTTCAGGGGTTGATTCTCTCGCAGATGGTGCTGAGCATCCAGTTGCCGTTCACCATTTTCCTGCAAGTGTGGCTGACTTCCTCCCGGCGCGTAATGGGCCCGTATGTCAATTCCCGCTGGAGTACATGGGTACTCTATACCATGGCGGTGGTGGTGTCCGTGCTGAACCTTGCATTGTTGTTTTCGTGA
- a CDS encoding clostripain-related cysteine peptidase has protein sequence MRQMKKWLYGLLLVFLAACSNEIPEQQPAKRSGRTVLAYLISNNQAGSLDTYLRSNVIDMYTALGNMNESCTLLVYYRPDAGDEPLGYPTLMSFYADGRGNINNQPALTGMNLTFSAICQVAEKKEYTMNSQIATDPVVMKEVFKDMQTVAPSDSYGVIFGSHATGWLKGNSVPTKAFGDDNGYNIDIPELAEVLKNSFTKKLDFVLFDACMMANAEVCYELKDVTSHCVASVLETPVYGFPYDQLLSYLYADSVDYSAVCHEFISFNKINNLWGTCAAVDCSQMESLAEAVKNKLTEWQEALPTVSMENVQQYGVKSYRYFSYDVLDFFRELGRKSGVAETDLNMEVASVQTALNQAVIAKECLAGPEYEFDGLVLDDTRFCGIGMYIPGEYNHYVANKTLWNSYYTQSIAWYRAAGWDALN, from the coding sequence ATGAGGCAGATGAAGAAATGGCTGTATGGCCTGTTGCTAGTCTTTCTGGCAGCATGTTCCAATGAAATTCCGGAACAGCAGCCGGCCAAGCGTTCTGGACGTACTGTGCTGGCTTATCTGATATCGAACAATCAGGCGGGTTCCTTGGATACTTATTTGCGGAGCAATGTGATAGATATGTACACGGCGCTGGGAAATATGAATGAATCGTGTACGTTGCTGGTATATTATCGCCCTGATGCAGGCGATGAACCGTTGGGCTATCCTACATTGATGAGTTTTTATGCTGACGGACGTGGAAATATCAACAATCAGCCTGCTTTAACAGGAATGAATTTGACATTTTCCGCTATTTGCCAGGTGGCGGAAAAGAAAGAATATACGATGAACAGCCAAATAGCCACCGATCCGGTTGTGATGAAAGAAGTCTTTAAGGACATGCAGACGGTAGCTCCTTCTGATAGTTATGGCGTGATTTTCGGTTCGCATGCTACTGGCTGGCTGAAAGGAAATTCAGTACCGACCAAAGCTTTTGGGGATGACAACGGTTATAACATTGATATCCCGGAATTGGCAGAGGTTCTGAAAAATAGTTTTACGAAGAAACTGGATTTTGTATTGTTTGATGCTTGCATGATGGCCAATGCGGAAGTATGTTATGAGCTGAAAGACGTGACTTCACATTGTGTGGCTTCCGTTTTGGAAACTCCGGTTTATGGATTTCCTTACGACCAGCTTCTTTCTTATCTGTATGCAGATAGTGTGGATTATTCGGCGGTATGCCATGAATTTATTTCCTTTAATAAGATTAATAATCTGTGGGGCACCTGCGCGGCGGTCGATTGCAGTCAGATGGAGAGTCTGGCCGAAGCGGTGAAGAACAAGTTGACGGAATGGCAGGAGGCTTTACCTACTGTCAGTATGGAGAATGTACAGCAGTATGGAGTGAAAAGTTATCGGTATTTCTCATACGATGTACTTGATTTCTTCCGTGAATTGGGACGCAAAAGCGGAGTGGCTGAAACGGACTTGAATATGGAGGTTGCTTCTGTACAGACTGCTCTGAATCAGGCGGTGATTGCCAAGGAATGTCTGGCCGGGCCTGAATATGAGTTTGATGGGTTGGTATTGGATGATACTCGTTTTTGCGGAATCGGCATGTACATTCCGGGAGAGTATAATCATTATGTAGCGAATAAAACTTTGTGGAACAGTTACTATACACAATCCATCGCGTGGTACCGTGCGGCAGGCTGGGATGCCTTGAACTAA
- a CDS encoding RNA polymerase sigma factor RpoD/SigA translates to MRQLKITKSITNRESASLDKYLQEIGREDLITVEEEVELAQRIRKGDRAALEKLTRANLRFVVSVAKQYQNQGLSLPDLINEGNLGLIKAAEKFDETRGFKFISYAVWWIRQSILQALAEQSRIVRLPLNQVGSLNKISKAFSKFEQENERRPSPEELADELEIPVDKISDTLKVSGRHISVDAPFVEGEDNSLLDVLVNDDSPMADRSLVNESLSREIDRALSTLTEREKDIIQMFFGINTQEMTLEEIGDKFGLTRERVRQIKEKAIRRLRQNSRSKLLKSYLG, encoded by the coding sequence ATGAGACAGTTAAAGATTACTAAAAGTATCACTAACCGAGAGAGCGCTTCTTTGGATAAGTATTTGCAGGAAATCGGTCGTGAAGATTTGATTACTGTAGAAGAGGAGGTAGAACTCGCTCAACGTATCCGTAAAGGTGACCGTGCGGCATTAGAGAAACTTACACGTGCCAACCTACGATTTGTGGTGTCTGTAGCCAAACAGTATCAGAACCAGGGCTTGAGCTTGCCGGATTTGATTAATGAAGGTAACCTGGGCTTGATTAAGGCCGCTGAAAAGTTTGATGAAACCCGTGGTTTCAAATTCATCAGTTACGCCGTTTGGTGGATTCGTCAGTCCATTTTGCAGGCATTGGCAGAACAGTCACGTATCGTGCGTCTGCCGTTGAACCAGGTTGGTTCACTGAATAAAATCAGTAAGGCATTCTCTAAGTTCGAACAGGAAAACGAACGTCGTCCGTCGCCGGAGGAACTGGCCGATGAACTGGAAATTCCGGTAGACAAGATTTCGGATACGCTGAAGGTTTCCGGTCGCCACATTTCTGTGGATGCTCCTTTTGTGGAAGGAGAGGACAACAGTTTGCTGGATGTGCTGGTGAACGATGATTCTCCGATGGCTGACCGCTCTTTGGTGAATGAATCACTTTCGAGGGAAATTGACAGGGCACTTTCTACGTTGACCGAAAGGGAGAAGGATATCATCCAGATGTTTTTCGGTATTAACACGCAGGAAATGACGTTGGAAGAAATCGGCGACAAGTTTGGGCTCACCCGTGAGCGTGTTCGCCAGATTAAGGAAAAGGCAATTAGACGATTAAGACAAAATTCTCGTAGTAAGCTGCTCAAATCTTATTTGGGATAA
- a CDS encoding trypsin-like peptidase domain-containing protein has translation MKTTTKFAIGSVAVIALSAGVAGATAYAMMEKNQANTSFYDAFDTASPLRTAALDASSMQPVDLTKAAESTLNSVVHIMSIQRSKIQTIQQPDIFDFFFGDGRGRQQQVQTPEQRGFGSGVIISKDGYIVTNNHVIDGADEINVKLHDGREMKGRVIGTDPTSDLALVKIEGDDFPAIVVGNSDNLKVGEWVLAVGNPFNLGSTVTAGVVSAKSRGLGANQVESFIQTDAAINQGNSGGALVNAKGELVGINAMLYSPTGAYSGYGFAIPVSIMTKVVTDLKQYGTVQRALLGIGGRDMGNEVYPDEIRKEQKELGATEGVQVVEVTEGGSADGVLQKNDVILKLNDSKVKTMADLQGMLAKYRPGDKVKVTVLRDKKEKTFTITLKNSQGTTKVVKQADMEILGAAFRAVPKELKEQLNLGYGVEVTGVSDGRMKDSGIRKGFIILKANGKQLRSVQDLENVMKAASQSADQVLFMTGVYPSGKRANYAVDLSQAE, from the coding sequence ATGAAAACAACAACTAAGTTTGCGATAGGTTCAGTAGCAGTCATTGCACTGAGTGCTGGAGTGGCCGGAGCTACGGCGTATGCCATGATGGAGAAAAATCAGGCAAACACATCTTTCTATGATGCTTTTGATACTGCGTCTCCTTTGCGTACGGCGGCATTGGATGCATCAAGCATGCAACCGGTCGATTTGACGAAAGCGGCAGAAAGTACGTTGAACTCCGTGGTACATATCATGTCTATTCAGCGTAGCAAGATTCAGACAATTCAACAGCCCGATATATTCGATTTCTTCTTTGGTGACGGGCGAGGCCGCCAGCAGCAGGTACAGACTCCGGAACAGAGAGGATTCGGTTCTGGTGTCATCATCTCCAAGGATGGTTACATCGTGACCAACAATCATGTGATTGACGGAGCGGATGAAATCAACGTGAAGCTGCACGACGGACGCGAGATGAAAGGTCGTGTCATCGGTACGGACCCGACTTCCGACTTGGCATTAGTCAAGATTGAAGGAGATGATTTCCCGGCTATCGTGGTCGGCAACTCTGATAACCTGAAAGTAGGTGAGTGGGTATTGGCAGTCGGTAACCCGTTCAATCTGGGTTCTACAGTGACAGCCGGTGTGGTCAGTGCGAAGTCTCGTGGACTGGGTGCCAACCAGGTAGAATCTTTCATTCAGACTGATGCCGCCATCAACCAAGGTAACAGTGGTGGTGCGTTGGTGAATGCGAAAGGTGAACTGGTAGGTATCAACGCCATGCTGTATTCTCCGACAGGAGCTTATTCAGGATACGGTTTCGCCATTCCGGTAAGCATCATGACCAAGGTGGTAACCGACTTGAAGCAATATGGTACCGTACAGCGTGCATTGCTGGGTATTGGCGGTCGTGATATGGGTAACGAGGTTTATCCGGATGAGATCCGTAAGGAACAGAAGGAGCTGGGTGCTACCGAAGGTGTACAGGTGGTAGAAGTAACCGAAGGTGGTTCAGCCGACGGAGTCTTGCAGAAGAACGATGTTATCTTGAAGCTGAATGACAGCAAGGTGAAGACCATGGCCGACCTGCAAGGCATGCTGGCTAAGTATCGTCCGGGTGACAAAGTGAAGGTGACTGTTTTGCGTGACAAGAAAGAAAAGACCTTTACCATTACCTTGAAGAATTCTCAGGGAACGACTAAAGTAGTAAAACAGGCAGATATGGAAATCCTGGGTGCTGCCTTCCGTGCTGTGCCGAAAGAACTGAAGGAACAGTTGAACTTGGGCTATGGAGTGGAAGTAACCGGTGTCAGTGACGGAAGAATGAAGGATAGCGGTATCCGCAAAGGATTTATTATCCTGAAAGCCAACGGAAAGCAGTTGCGCAGCGTGCAGGATTTGGAGAACGTGATGAAAGCCGCTTCCCAGTCAGCCGATCAGGTACTGTTCATGACAGGTGTATATCCGTCAGGCAAACGTGCAAATTATGCAGTCGACTTGTCGCAGGCAGAATAA
- a CDS encoding YihY/virulence factor BrkB family protein has protein sequence MNARIKALIHFLDDGIWRIREDEVSHLQWKLYTYLKIVYLSIIQFINDRIVVRASALTYSTLLSIIPILALLFAIARGFGFDTLIESQFRSGMTGSQAELIISWINSYLEHAQSGVFIGIGLIMLLGTILLLIDNIERSFNAIWQVKKPRSVFRQITDYFSMILLLPILLVASSGLTIFMTTYVKEMQNFMVLAPILKFFVRLIPYALIWGMFIGLYTFMPNTKVKLTHAWLPGVLAGSAFQAFQYFYINSQIWVSNYNAIYGSFAAIPLFLLWTQISWSICLFGAEMSYISQNVSTFNFGKETAHISRRFHDFFCTIILSSICKRFATGGRPYTAEALSKEHKIPIRLTKSILYELQDMRLIYEAGAGGEEKSREPQYLPGIDINQLSVGTLLSQLDANGAEDFKVDPTHYSAAWKTLIDARKEFTEKNSQILLKDL, from the coding sequence ATGAATGCCCGAATTAAAGCGCTGATTCATTTCCTCGACGATGGAATATGGCGCATCCGAGAAGATGAGGTGTCTCACCTCCAGTGGAAACTCTATACTTATCTCAAGATTGTCTATCTTTCCATCATCCAGTTCATCAACGACCGCATCGTGGTACGTGCCTCCGCACTGACCTACAGCACCCTGCTTTCCATCATCCCCATCCTGGCCCTGCTGTTTGCCATCGCCCGCGGCTTCGGATTCGACACCCTCATCGAGTCGCAGTTCCGGAGCGGAATGACCGGTTCGCAGGCCGAACTGATTATCAGCTGGATCAATTCCTACCTGGAACACGCCCAAAGCGGTGTCTTCATCGGCATCGGCCTCATCATGCTGCTGGGTACCATCCTGCTGCTGATTGACAACATCGAGCGCAGCTTCAACGCCATCTGGCAAGTGAAGAAGCCCCGCAGTGTGTTCCGGCAGATTACCGACTACTTCTCCATGATTCTACTGCTTCCTATCCTGCTGGTAGCCTCCAGCGGCCTCACTATCTTCATGACTACCTACGTGAAGGAAATGCAAAACTTCATGGTACTGGCCCCGATACTGAAATTCTTTGTCCGCCTCATCCCCTACGCCCTTATCTGGGGAATGTTCATCGGACTCTACACTTTCATGCCCAACACGAAAGTCAAACTGACACACGCCTGGCTGCCCGGTGTGCTGGCCGGAAGTGCATTCCAAGCCTTCCAGTACTTTTACATCAACAGCCAGATATGGGTATCGAATTACAATGCCATCTACGGAAGTTTCGCCGCCATCCCTCTGTTCCTGCTGTGGACACAGATTTCCTGGAGCATCTGCCTGTTTGGCGCCGAAATGAGCTACATCAGCCAGAACGTCTCCACCTTCAATTTCGGAAAGGAAACAGCCCACATCAGCCGCCGCTTCCACGACTTTTTCTGCACCATCATCCTGAGTTCCATCTGCAAGCGGTTCGCCACGGGCGGCAGACCTTACACGGCAGAAGCCCTCAGCAAAGAGCATAAAATCCCCATCCGGCTGACCAAAAGCATCTTGTACGAGCTTCAGGACATGCGGCTGATTTACGAAGCGGGGGCCGGAGGGGAAGAAAAGTCGCGCGAGCCCCAGTATCTGCCAGGCATCGACATCAACCAGCTGAGTGTAGGCACCCTTCTCAGCCAGCTGGACGCCAACGGGGCCGAGGATTTCAAGGTAGACCCCACCCATTATTCGGCTGCCTGGAAAACCCTGATAGACGCACGCAAGGAATTTACGGAAAAAAACAGTCAGATTTTACTCAAAGACCTATAA
- a CDS encoding riboflavin synthase, whose product MFSGIVEEYAEVVKVVKDQENLHLTLKCSFVDELKIDQSVSHNGVCLTVVSIQDGTYTVTAMKETIERSNIGLLVPGDKVNVERSMMMNGRLDGHIVQGHVDQTAVCTAIDDAQGSWYFTFKYDFDKEMAKRGYFTVDKGSVTVNGVSLTVCNPTADSFQVAIIPYTYEHTNFHTIKVGSVVNIEFDIIGKYLSRMMQLTK is encoded by the coding sequence ATGTTTTCTGGAATAGTAGAAGAATATGCGGAAGTGGTGAAGGTGGTAAAGGATCAGGAAAACCTGCACCTGACGCTGAAGTGTTCGTTTGTCGACGAGTTGAAAATTGATCAGAGTGTGTCTCATAACGGCGTGTGCCTGACGGTGGTGAGCATTCAGGACGGCACTTACACGGTGACGGCCATGAAGGAAACCATCGAACGTTCCAATATCGGCCTGCTGGTTCCGGGTGACAAGGTGAACGTGGAACGCAGCATGATGATGAACGGACGGCTGGACGGACACATCGTGCAGGGGCATGTAGACCAGACGGCGGTTTGTACGGCCATCGACGATGCTCAGGGTAGCTGGTACTTCACGTTCAAGTATGATTTTGACAAGGAAATGGCCAAGCGCGGCTATTTTACGGTAGACAAGGGTTCCGTTACGGTGAATGGGGTGAGCCTGACTGTCTGCAACCCGACGGCCGACAGTTTTCAGGTAGCCATCATTCCTTACACTTACGAGCATACCAACTTCCATACTATTAAGGTGGGCAGTGTGGTGAACATCGAATTCGATATTATCGGAAAGTATTTGAGTCGCATGATGCAGCTCACGAAATAA
- the nspC gene encoding carboxynorspermidine decarboxylase, which yields MKDWDKIPSPCYVMEEELLRKNLTLIKHVADTAGVEIILAFKAFAMWKSFPIFREYIRYTTASSEYEARLAFEEFGSKAHTYSPAYTAQNFPAFLKYSSHITFNSMSQFERFYPMAKANPEPVSCGIRVNPEYSEVEVELYNPCAPGTRFGVTADLLPEQLPEGIEGFHCHCHCESSSYELERTLQHIEEKFRRWFPQLKWLNLGGGHLMTRSDYDVDHLIRLLQGLRSRYPHLKIILEPGSAFTWQTGPLVASVVDVVESRGIRTAILDVSFTCHMPDCLEMPYQPRVRDAESLPADAVKTAPKEEHVYRLGGNSCLSGDYMGSWKFDHELQVGERIVFEDMIHYTMVKTNMFNGIHHPSIAILHTDGELEVYRTFHYEDYRDRMC from the coding sequence ATAAAAGACTGGGACAAGATACCCTCTCCGTGCTATGTCATGGAGGAGGAATTGCTGAGAAAGAATCTCACATTGATTAAGCACGTGGCCGATACGGCAGGGGTGGAAATTATTCTGGCGTTTAAGGCCTTCGCCATGTGGAAATCATTCCCGATTTTCCGGGAATACATCCGATACACTACGGCCAGTTCCGAATACGAGGCCCGTCTGGCTTTCGAAGAGTTTGGTAGTAAGGCACATACCTATTCACCCGCCTATACGGCACAGAACTTTCCGGCTTTCCTGAAATACAGCAGCCACATCACCTTCAACTCGATGTCGCAGTTTGAACGGTTCTATCCGATGGCCAAGGCGAATCCGGAACCGGTGTCCTGCGGCATCCGTGTCAATCCCGAATATTCGGAAGTGGAGGTGGAGCTGTACAATCCTTGTGCGCCGGGTACCCGTTTCGGCGTGACGGCCGATTTGCTGCCGGAGCAGTTGCCGGAAGGGATTGAAGGATTTCATTGCCATTGCCATTGCGAATCGAGCTCGTACGAACTGGAACGCACGCTTCAGCATATTGAGGAGAAATTCAGACGCTGGTTTCCGCAGCTGAAATGGCTGAATCTGGGAGGAGGCCATCTGATGACACGGTCCGATTATGATGTGGACCATCTGATTCGCCTGTTGCAAGGGTTGAGGTCGCGCTATCCGCACCTGAAAATCATTCTGGAACCAGGTTCGGCCTTCACCTGGCAGACAGGACCATTGGTGGCTTCGGTGGTCGACGTGGTGGAAAGCCGGGGCATCCGGACAGCCATTCTCGATGTCAGTTTCACCTGTCACATGCCCGACTGCCTGGAGATGCCTTACCAGCCGCGGGTGCGTGATGCCGAGTCGTTGCCAGCCGATGCCGTGAAAACCGCTCCGAAAGAAGAGCATGTGTACCGGTTGGGCGGTAACAGTTGCCTGAGCGGTGACTACATGGGCAGCTGGAAGTTCGACCATGAGCTGCAGGTGGGTGAGCGGATTGTGTTTGAGGACATGATTCACTATACTATGGTCAAGACGAATATGTTTAATGGTATTCATCACCCGTCGATTGCCATTCTGCATACCGACGGCGAGCTGGAGGTGTATCGCACCTTCCATTACGAGGATTATCGCGACCGCATGTGTTGA
- a CDS encoding ATP-dependent helicase, with protein sequence MTDYLNELNDSQREAVMYNEGPSLVIAGAGSGKTRVLTYKIAYLLDNGYEPWSILALTFTNKAAREMKERIARQVGPERARYLWMGTFHSIFSRILRAEAEALGFTSNFTIYDATDSKSLVKTIIKEMNLDDKVYKPGMVQGRISQAKNHLVLPEAYAANAELVEADQAAKVPLVREIYARYWNRCRQSDAMDFDDLLLYTYLLFHTRPDICDKYAARFRYILVDEYQDTNFAQHSIVLQLTQKQQFVCVVGDDAQSIYSFRGANIDNILNFTRTYKDARLFKLEQNYRSTQTIVNAANSLIAKNRDQIRKDVFSEKDKGEPIGVFAAYSDVEEGEIVANKIVQLHAKEDYAYHDCAILYRTNAQSRIFEEALRKRGIPYRIYGGLSFYQRKEVKDVVAYFRMVVNPNDEEAFKRVINYPARGIGNTTLGKLAEAASRFQVSLWKVLCEPLSYGLTLNKGTHTKLQGFRDLIAEFVTMAQEKDAYTVGMELVRRSGIMAEVYQDRSPENLSRQENIEELVNGMRDFCEGRQEEGNPHLLLADYLSEIALLTDQDEDKGETQSKVTLMTIHSAKGLEFRNVFVVGMEENLFPSPLSSASYRALEEERRLFYVAVTRAEDHCYLSYAKSRFKYGKMEFCNPSRFLKDIDVRYLKLPQEELMAGRIEEKASCFRKEASRASYEREPRESGPSMFDGGPMPEEPHHFVPPRTLRRIPDATPSTASSSPSAGGLSAGMWIEHERFGKGEVTKVEGSGDNCKATVQFQHAGVKQLLLKFARFKVIDETK encoded by the coding sequence ATGACGGATTATTTGAATGAACTGAATGACAGTCAGCGCGAGGCGGTGATGTACAACGAGGGACCCTCCCTGGTGATTGCCGGAGCGGGTTCCGGAAAGACGCGCGTGCTGACCTACAAGATAGCCTATCTGCTGGACAACGGGTATGAGCCGTGGTCTATTCTGGCATTGACCTTTACCAACAAGGCGGCCCGCGAGATGAAAGAACGTATCGCCCGCCAAGTGGGGCCGGAGCGGGCCCGTTATCTCTGGATGGGGACTTTCCATTCCATCTTTTCCCGTATTCTGCGGGCGGAGGCTGAGGCGTTGGGCTTTACGTCCAATTTCACGATTTACGACGCGACGGATTCCAAGAGCTTGGTGAAGACCATTATCAAGGAAATGAATCTGGACGACAAGGTGTACAAACCAGGCATGGTGCAGGGACGCATCAGTCAGGCCAAGAATCACCTGGTGCTGCCGGAGGCATACGCGGCAAATGCAGAGTTGGTGGAGGCGGACCAGGCGGCGAAGGTACCGTTGGTGCGGGAAATTTATGCGCGCTACTGGAACCGTTGCCGGCAGAGTGACGCCATGGATTTCGACGACCTGCTGCTTTATACCTATTTGTTGTTTCACACGCGTCCGGACATCTGCGACAAGTATGCGGCACGTTTCCGTTATATCCTGGTGGATGAGTACCAGGACACGAACTTCGCCCAGCACAGCATTGTGCTCCAGCTTACGCAGAAACAGCAATTCGTGTGCGTGGTGGGCGACGATGCACAGAGCATCTATTCCTTCCGTGGGGCCAACATCGACAACATCCTGAATTTTACCCGTACCTATAAAGATGCCCGTCTGTTCAAGCTGGAACAGAATTACCGGTCCACGCAGACCATTGTCAACGCGGCCAATAGCCTGATTGCGAAAAACCGCGACCAGATTCGGAAGGATGTTTTTTCGGAAAAGGACAAAGGGGAGCCTATCGGGGTGTTTGCAGCCTACAGCGACGTGGAAGAAGGAGAGATTGTGGCCAATAAGATTGTGCAGTTGCATGCGAAGGAAGACTATGCCTATCACGACTGTGCCATCCTTTACCGTACGAATGCCCAGAGCCGTATTTTCGAGGAGGCGTTGCGCAAGCGCGGTATTCCGTACCGTATCTATGGGGGACTGTCGTTCTACCAGCGCAAGGAAGTGAAAGACGTCGTGGCCTATTTCCGGATGGTGGTGAATCCGAACGACGAAGAGGCTTTCAAGCGAGTTATCAATTATCCGGCGCGCGGTATCGGGAACACGACACTTGGCAAACTGGCAGAGGCTGCCAGCCGTTTCCAGGTGAGCTTGTGGAAGGTGTTGTGCGAACCGCTGAGCTACGGACTGACATTGAACAAGGGTACCCACACCAAGTTGCAGGGCTTCCGTGACCTGATTGCGGAGTTTGTGACGATGGCCCAGGAAAAGGATGCCTATACGGTGGGCATGGAACTGGTGCGCCGTTCGGGCATCATGGCGGAAGTGTATCAGGACCGCTCGCCCGAGAATCTGAGCCGACAGGAAAACATCGAGGAGCTGGTGAACGGCATGCGTGATTTCTGTGAGGGACGGCAGGAAGAGGGGAATCCTCATCTGCTGCTGGCCGATTACCTGTCGGAGATTGCCCTGCTCACCGACCAGGATGAAGACAAGGGAGAAACGCAGTCGAAGGTGACGCTGATGACCATCCATTCGGCCAAGGGACTGGAGTTCCGCAACGTGTTTGTGGTGGGGATGGAAGAGAATCTGTTTCCCAGTCCGCTGTCGTCGGCTTCCTATCGGGCATTGGAAGAAGAACGCCGCCTGTTTTATGTGGCCGTCACCCGGGCGGAAGACCACTGCTACCTGTCGTATGCCAAGAGCCGTTTCAAGTATGGTAAGATGGAGTTCTGCAACCCGAGCCGTTTCCTGAAAGACATCGATGTGCGTTACCTGAAACTGCCGCAGGAGGAACTGATGGCCGGGCGCATCGAGGAAAAGGCCAGCTGTTTTCGGAAAGAGGCCAGTCGCGCTTCCTACGAACGAGAGCCTCGTGAAAGCGGACCGTCGATGTTCGACGGAGGCCCGATGCCGGAAGAGCCCCATCATTTTGTGCCTCCTCGCACGTTGCGCCGTATTCCGGATGCTACTCCTTCAACTGCTTCTTCTAGTCCGTCGGCAGGGGGACTGTCGGCCGGCATGTGGATAGAGCATGAACGTTTCGGCAAGGGAGAAGTGACCAAGGTGGAAGGCAGTGGAGACAACTGCAAGGCAACGGTGCAGTTCCAGCATGCCGGGGTAAAGCAGCTCTTGCTGAAGTTCGCCCGTTTTAAAGTAATCGATGAAACAAAATAA